The following proteins come from a genomic window of Sardina pilchardus chromosome 13, fSarPil1.1, whole genome shotgun sequence:
- the LOC134100087 gene encoding olfactory receptor 52N2-like produces the protein MNQTFSSVLRIASFDIHPSAVYPIFIMGLLVYCFSVLSNVTILVLIVTQRSLHRPMFYIFFSLPLSDLIGITAMFPRVLLDIVIMKNTVNYPLCVLQAFLLHMSGGGILFILAAMAFDRYIAICKPLRYNSILSSFGVTAVISLAWGAIFALVLVLFLLQARITKCRDFIMNVFCDNFSLLSLSCGEDLTINNIYGLVITAVMHIITVTIQLFSYIQILLTCVMNKQSDAKSKAVNTCLAQIISFILFEIVCLFTILSYRFPNITPNARKACGMLIFLILPVLNPIIYGMKTKDIRTAFFRILKKQKISSY, from the coding sequence ATGAATCAAACATTCTCTTCTGTCCTCAGAATTGCCAGTTTTGACATCCACCCCTCTGCGGTTTACCCTATTTTCATCATGGGGCTATTGGTTTACTGCTTTTCTGTTCTCTCAAATGTGACAATCCTGGTGCTGATAGTTACTCAGAGGAGTCTCCACAGACCAATGTTTTACATCTTCTTCAGCCTTCCACTGTCTGACCTTATTGGAATTACTGCAATGTTTCCCCGTGTGCTACTGGACATTGTGATCATGAAGAACACTGTCAACTACCCACTTTGTGTACTTCAGGCATTTTTGCTCCATATGTCTGGGGGTGGCATCCTCTTTATACTAGCAGCAATGGCATTTGACCGATACATTGCTATATGCAAGCCACTCAGATACAATTCAATTCTGTCATCATTTGGTGTAACTGCTGTTATATCATTAGCTTGGGGGGCTATTTTTGCCTTAGTTCTTGTGCTTTTTCTGCTTCAGGCCAGAATAACAAAGTGCAGGGATTTTATAATGAATGTGTTTTGCGACAACTTCTCATTGCTTAGCCTTTCCTGTGGAGAAGACCttacaataaacaatatttatGGATTAGTTATAACAGCAGTTATGCACATAATCACTGTAACAATTCAGCTGTTCTCATACATCCAAATTCTTTTAACTTGTGTCATGAACAAACAATCAGATGCTAAATCAAAGGCAGTGAACACTTGCTTAGCGCAGATAATTTCATTTATTCTTTTTGAGATTGTCTGTTTGTTCACAATACTGTCTTATCGATTTCCAAATATAACACCTAATGCAAGAAAAGCCTGTGGAATGCTGATTTTTCTCATTCTACCTGTTTTAAACCCCATTATCTATGGAATGAAAACCAAGGATATTAGAACAGCATTTTTTCGCATTTTGAAGAAACAAAAAATTTCATCATACTAg